The DNA segment ATTGATTTCTTTATAAGGAAGACTAATTTgtcttataataaaatttgttaataaCGACgtcctaaaaaaaattgttaggaacttatttatttaatataaatattaaaagtgATAGAGAGATTAATATACCTAACGGGTGTAATTTTCagagactaatttaaaattttaatttcactaTGTAATTAAGAGGGGTCCAGataattcttgttaatttttattgggcTAGACCATAATTATCAGAACCGAACCGGCAATCGACCCGGTGAAGTTACTGGGTCACTGGGTTAGTGGTTCAACCGATGAGTCAGTGGTCGAACCGTTTAATCcggtaataattaaataaatatataaaattataatacaatatttattaaaaaataaaaattagggtttaatattttatattatttaaatttaaataaattatatataaatttcattAGCTTATTACtttaatatgatatatataatttatataaattattagccTTTAATTTAATGGtctaatctaaaaaaaaattacatataaataaaattaatgttagACATATGAACTAGTGTATGGTTGTTAGCTTAGAGCATTGTCATGTAAAgtttcttattatatattattattagccTATAACTCTCAAAGAAGAATGATTGGCTTAGTGGCAAGGGAGTTGAAGATTTTGCACAAGCTTCCTGGTTCGAATCCCAAGTGATGCATTTTTGTGAACATGCCCGCCGGTGCACCGTGGAGACGCGCGGTTCATGCGCCCGAACCGTATCGGTTCGCGTTGACTCGTCCGGTTTTCAACGAGTTTGACCGTCGTTGACCGGATTAATTGCAGAAACGGTCTGCAACCTAAATCGAACCGGTCAAATCACCGGTTTTTCGGTTGAATCGGCCAGTCCGGTCCGATTCTGATAACTATGGGCTAGACTCCCGAGTCTATTTCATTCAAAAAGTCACATCCCCAAGGTTAAACCTAATTTCTCCCAATTAATATAGTAAACCTAATTTACACAAATTTTAACCGTGTAGCCACATCCACTAATTCCCCCTTCAGCGTCGTCTTTGGTCGCCGGCGTCAATCCTGGTCAGCGTCCGTCATCGACCGACTGAGTGGCTTCCCAAAATCACGCCACAACTCCTGTATGTCACCATCGGCCCTCCGTTGAAGACACATCCACTCCTGCCTCTGCTGTTTGCCCTGCACAGCCCTAGCCAATGCCGCTCCTAGCCTCGCCTCCGAGACACGTTGCGCAGGGTGTCCCTCCTCCGTCGCTGTCGCTGCGATGATAGGTTAGTGGTAATTCACGGTTTAGATAAAAAGAGATTGTTGCTGTTTTAGGTGCATGTTATAGGGTTTGACATTCATACAagattattcttttaatttgtggttgctatttttaaataatgttaGCGGGATTGATATATGAGTTGCATTTAATTGTTTGTATGATATTGGTTTATTATGCTTTGCTGGAGTCTGGAGAGCTGTTGTATGCGTTGGTAATCATAGTGGATAAGAGAATTCTAAAATATGGGATAAAAAAATGGATTATTAGCTCGTATGTGTTTATCTGTCTAGATTTAAATTGGGTTCGAATGGGGTCAACGTATAATTgggtttaaaaaatatctaattttaatcgCTGTAAATTTGAAGTGATGTTTTGGAGTGCAAAAATAATTGTATTCTTATTAACTGACTGTTATTTCGATGCATCTTTGAATCAAATGTACCCTTCCATGATTCACCTAATATATATGGTTGTCACTAactagtttttgttttgttacGTTAGGTATTCATTGATTCAAGTTCTATAAAAAATTGTTGTGTCTTCTCATCGAGgttacttttcatgttttaaattatttgtagaGTTATCAAAAACTCAATTTATTTTGTCGATTTCGCAAAAAATAAGATTCGAAGTTGTTTTATTACCTGCTGTTTCTGCCACTGTTGTTGTTATTTTGATAATTCATAATCAtctgaattaaaatattttagaactACCTTAACTATATAATAGCAACTATCATAACATTTTTTAGTaagatatattctattaatatatatgtataggtGGATTCTAATAAAAAACACTCTTCCTTGTTTTTGGAATGTAATAACTGCAATCATGAATTCAGTTAAGTCTAATATACATAGGTACTATGGcttcaaaagagaaaaaaattgttcCGTAAAAAAAATACGAAATCATCATAGTCATATATATGAAtgtgattaaaataaataactatttgAGTatgtaataattattatatcatatcagctagcatttttctttctaaattatTTTGGATATTATACAACTCATCAATCAACATATATTGATGAATAGAATAGATATATAGCAGataattgataataataataatagatgaTTAtaagattatactaaaaaaagGGAATAACATGAAATTTATAGTATGAAAGTTATACTTATTGATATGGCAGTTGTGCTCGTCTGACCGCCattgaaaattcagaaatagaaaatgaaacattattatttatatacagaAAATTCTTACACATATAATTAAGTTAATcaaataatcatataaaatgTAATATTTACACAAATGAAAGAGAAAGTATTAATTCTTGCAAAGCATCGATAGAGAACCTAATTCCATCATGCAAAACTTAATAATGAATAGGTCGAGTTGTCTCTTATACCAATATAAAAGAAGTACAAAAAATATGTTACAAATAttataaagataaattttttgcaAGAAATACTCTTAATTTAAAAACAGCATCCCCAACAAATGAATAAGAATTCTTAAGTGTGATATAAAGGTAGTTTAATAATACCTTAATTGATAAAAGACCAATTAGtattacttaaattttttaaatagataattatcttgcatgaaaaattaaattttaaaattaaacagaaaaataaatattaacgTAGTATCATGCCATAAAATATggcttaataataataaaaataaataaattagaagcTGTTTTATTATCTGTTGTTCTTACTcctgttattattttattaagtcATAATCATCTTTTGAAGTATAATAATTACTATTATCAAGGAAGAGTGTTCTTTATTAGAACCACCTATATAATAGTAATTATTATACTTCAAAAACAATAACAAGGGCAGGAACAACATGCAATAAGataacttttaattaatttatttttattattattgagtcattttttatgatataatactgcattaatatttatttttttgaaatctgTTAtggttcaattttaaaatttaattttttatgcaagataattatcaatttacaaaatttaaataatactaattgtcTTTTATCAATTAAGCTATTAATCAACCACCTTTATAACACTACACAAAAATTTTCCTGCTCAAGAACTCTTATTCATTTGTTGGGgatgctattttttaattaacagtatttcttgaaaaaaatttaccttcataatatttaaaacatatttttttgtacTTCTTTTATATTAGTATAAGGGACAATTCGGCCTATTCATTACTAAGTTGCttataacatatttttttgtaCCTTTTTTTATATTGGTATAGAGGACAATTCGCCCTACTCATTACTAAGTTTTGCATGATGAAGATGGATTTCTGCTGATACTTTGCAAGAATTAGTGTTTTCTCTTTCATACgtgtaaatattatattttgtataattatttgattaacttaactgtaacaattttttgtgtatgaataataatgttttttttttttctgaactTTCAACAACTGCCAAAAGAACACAACTGCCATatcaacaaatataattttcatactataaatttttttcttaacttctatgttatcttcttttttagtataatcttaTAATCATCTATTATTATCAACTATCTGCTATATATCTATTATattcatcaatatatattaattgatgAGTTATATTAAtacttaaaataatttagaaagaCAAATACTagctaatataatataataattattacatatttaaataattatttattttaatcacaTTCATATATATGACCATGATGATTTCATATCTTTTTGTACGAGAAATAAAAcagatttttttctcttttgaaaGTCATAAATATTTATGTACGACTTAACTGAAGtcattatagaaaaatattacgACGCTTGGTTATAATTATGTGATTAAGGTggttttgaaatattttatttcagatGATTATAAATTATCAAAACAACAATAGAAGCAAGGACAGCCGGATCAACAAAATAAATTCAGTTTCTAACAACCTTGCAAATAATTTGAAACATGCAACGTTTCATGAAAAGTaactttgattaaaaaaaaacacgccatttttttttttagaacttgGGTCAATGAACACCTCAATGAACACCTAACGTAGCGAAACAAAAACCAATCAATAATAACATTAGGTGAATCATGGAATGTctataaaaattacttttaattcaaaagacatatccGAAATAGCAGTCAATTAATGAGATTATAACTACTATTTTTGCTTAACACTCTAAAATATCACTCTAAATTTATAAGGATAacaactaaatattttttaaacttaatTATACGTTGACTACATTTGaatctaatttaaatcagaacaGATAAAACATGTATGAACtaataatctaatttttttatcctaTATTTCAAAATTCTCTTATCCACTATTATCCACTGTAATTACTATCGCATACAACAATTCTCCTCCAAAATATATGAACCAATATTATACaaacaattaaattcaattcatATATCAATTTTACTAGCATTACTTAAAAGTAGcattcacaaattaaaaaaatcatcttGTATGAATGTCAAATCTTATAACATGCACCCAAAACAAACCTCCAACAATCTATTTATCGAAACCTGAATTACCACTAACCTGTTACCTCGTGAATTACCACTAACCTGTTACCGCAGCGACAGCTACGGAAGAGGAACACCCTGCGCGACGCGTCTCAGAGGCGAGGCTGGGAGCGGCGCTGGCTAGGACTGTGCAAGGCGAACAGCAGAGGCGCTTGCTAGTTGCTAGTGCTTCGACGAAGCAGGGAGACTTCCACCGCGGCGTGCGTGGATGCAGAGCAACAGGAGGCGCCATCGGGTGCTACCTCGGAGGAGTGGATGCGTCTTCAAGGGAGGGCCGACGGTGACATGCAACAGTTGTGGCGGCGCTGAGGTGATTTCGGGTAGCCACTGGTTCGGTCGATGACGGACGCGCCGGCAGCGCTGACCAGGATTGACGCCAGCAACCGAAGAAGACTCCCAAGACTGACGGTTGGACGGCGCTGAAGGGGGAATTGCTGAATGTGGCTGCACGGttaaaatttgtataaattAGATTTATTATAGTATTCGGGAGAAATTAGGTTTAACCTTGGGTAGGTAGAGACGtggtttttttaataaaatgagcTCTAGAGTCCGGCCCAATGAAAATTGGCAGAAATTGGCTGGACTCATCTTGGtctccattattttttctatttttaataaaaaataataattaattattgttatcaAAACTTGACTGACTAGCTCTTGGTCTCCAATATTTTTCCTTTAAATATATACTCAAAATTTTAGTAAGAAACCTAAATTCAAATCCTTGTCACTTTTACCAATTTCAGGTTGTCACTGTTTTAAATTATTACcactattattatttatctttgtaTGTGTGATGTGCATACTTTGCACAAGCTTGATTCCACTAACAATGGAACAcaatttcatgttttcattGTTGTTCTTGTTGCTGATTACTTTACGTTTGAGTGCAGAATCAAAGTGTAGCAAGATCTGTGACTTAGCTTTTGCTTCTTACTATCTTTGGAACAATGATTCCAGCCTGCTTTATATTTCATACATCATGCAATCCAATCTTCTTCACAAAGTTGAAGATATTGTTTTAGATACAACAAAGACACCTCACATCCATCACATACCATAGTTAAAGTTCCAATACCTTGTGATTGCATGAATGATGAGCTATCacaattcacacacttattttaaattgaaactTTGATTCTAACACAAAATTCTAACATTTGCATTATAGATGGAGAGTTTCTGTGCCACACATTCCAGTACTCAGTTACTCGCGACGACGACTACTCAGCCATTACCAATGGGACTTTTTCCAACTTGGTCACAGCAGAGTGGCTGCAGAACACTAACAGCTATTCACAAGATGCTATTCCGGCCGGTGGAAAGGTTAATGTGACAGTTAACTGTTCTTGTGGAGACAGTAATATTAGCAAAGATTATGGATTGTTCATCACATACCCTCTTAAGCCTGAGGATTCCTTGCAGTCAATTGCAAACCAGACAAAGCTTGATCCTGAGTTGATGAAATACAACCCCGGTGTAAATTTCAGCAAAGGGAGTGGTCTGGTTTATATTCCCGGCAGAGGTTCGCTTTCTGATTTCGATGCCATGTTTAGGTCGTCTTATATAAATTCATGAGGATTATGTACATGTTAAGATTTGTGACATATGGTGCATTTATAGATAGAACTGAAAGTAGAGCAGTCCCTCATATCTATGCTAATTCCTAAGCAGTTTGGCTTTTTGCAGTTGAACTTAAATGCATTCAAgagtataataattaataaaattagcaTCATGGTTATGAATGTATATTTCAAATTAGTTTATCAGGAACTTAAACCTTGAGAAAAATTCTTcatatttcttttcatttcactttCCAAATGAAAACGGCAACTATGCGCCTCTTCGCCCAAGGTATTGTTCTTTAAAGTTCAAACCTTATTGGCTTCATGCAATTCTCTAATAACCTGCTAATTTTTATGAATGTAttgtcattttcattttcagctCTGGAGGTTTGTCCATTCTCAATCAGAAGAAAGTAGTCTTATTGATAATTGTTTACACTCGAATTTGATATCAATACCCAATCCTGGGTAAGGATATTCTAAAAGACAAATGTAATAGTACTACTTTCTGCTCAATTTCGTTCTTGTAGAACAGGTCTACCAGGTAAGGTTGTTGCTGGAATATCTGTTGGAGTTGTAGCAGTACTTCTGTTATTAGCATTTTGTGTTTGTATTAAATGTTgcggaaggaagaagaaaaaactgaGAACAGAATATTTCGGTCGGAACACTGCTCGAGCTAGGGAAGGTATGGATTTTGCACATATTTCATACTTGTTCAAAGTTTGAAACTCCCTCAAATAGCCCTTTAATTTGAACATGGGGAagtacttaaaatttttaatgatttggTTGGCTTGACATTCCAAAAATATGATGCTACCATATAAAATGAGAGTCAAATACTTAGTTTGTACATCTGAAAAAACAAATGTTAAAAGAATGGTTTGACAACTCTTTTACTTAGAGATAGTTTCCTTTCCAGTTTCTTGATGGCTTCAGTATAATTTATGTTTGTGTATCATGCAAGAATGGTGAACATGAACAGTCGAATGACTCTTATTTATCATCCCTCTTTCAGATAAAGCCTCTGATAGCTTTGTAAACACAAGTATAGAAAAATCAGCAGAGTTTTCATATGAAGAACTGGCCCATGCCACAAGTAACTTCAATTTGGCTAACAAAATTGGTAAAGGTGGTTTTGGAGAAATCTATTATGCAGAGCTGAATGGCAAGGTTTGTAATCTCTATGTTGTTAGATTTGATTACAAGATTTTTCAGAAAggttacatatttttttttatagttgtaTATACTATAAATATGTTAGAATTAGGATAGATTGGCAGTTGTTTTACTTTCCATCTTTTCTAATTCCACTGAAGTTCTCTCTAATAACACAAAAAGCTGCAATAAAGAAGATGGACATGAACGCATCAAAAGAATTTCTCGCAGAACTGTGATCAATGGTGGTGCTGAAATCAAGGGACTTGTAGCTTTGGTGAATTTTGATACCCTACTATGCATTACTTCTTTTTTGTGTGAAAGCTGATAACATCAGAGGGCCTAGTGGCTTTACACAAGTAATTCAGATTGTATTTATGTtccttcttttctaatttttctgGTGATTTTTGTGGCTGTTTCATCAAGTTTTTGATCAATCAGATCCTAAAGGTCTTAAAGAACTGGTGGATCCTAGGCTTGGAGATAATTATAATTACtcaattgatttagttttcaaggTATTATCTACTAGTTATATATTACTCTGAGAGATCGGAACTAGCACAGGCCTGCCTCACAATCCACAAATACTAAAAGCTTATCcaatttatttgaattgaaGCTGATGTTTTCTCTTTCATTAGCTGATCTGTCTACACTATACATTCCTCATGAATAAAAGATTAGAATCTTTCTCTTGCTTCAAAGTGTTAGCTAGTTTTTAACCCACTCCAACAGACATGACAATAACGTAGGGAGTGGCATTAATTTAATAGAGGATACTAATCATAAACCCAATGTAAGAAgatatttattcaatggaatGCACAATGCTAAATTGCTAATCAACCATAAATGTTTATAGCATCCAGTCATACATATCACAACTTGATCAAATTCTATGAATACTGACAGTCTAaggcttctttcttctttggtgTAGTCTATAATAAGGTTTTTACTAGTCTCCAAAACAGAATAAAACTAAAGCAGAATACTCTTACAAAGTgaagaaggggattaaaaaaaaacactagaaacaccaaattaaaaaaaaaaaaaagttacagaGAGATTAAGACCAAGATACAAATGCCTAATGAGCAGTGTGGGTTGAGGCTGTTTTCTTAAAATCAATCTTGTCAACCTTAACCTCTCCGTCGATAAGTTCATATACATATACCACAACACGCAGGCCATCGATGTCCATGAGGACAAAACTCGGATTCACATCATAAGTGATGCTGCTATAAGCACCTGTTGCGGAACCAGGATTTATAACCACACCACCTTCGTGTTTGTATGCGGTAAACTGATGGGTATGACCTGTGACAAGGATGTCTACATCTAGCTGCCTCTGTAGCATTGCAAGTGAGTCTAGGTCTCCCCAGGGAATAACCTTCATAACCATTAAGATCAAATAATCATCATGTACTTATAAATAATATGCAACAAATTTATAATGAGATATACCATCCAACACATATTAGGAAAGCCGACAATGTACTCGAGCAGTGTAAAGTGACACTTGCAGAATGAGATTATTTGACATAGATTGACAAAAAGCATCACTAAAAATACTCCCCCAAAACCCTTTTCTTCTTGGCTTAATAAGTACATATTTGATCATGGAATATCATAGTGGAGTAACCACTTATGGCAAAGAGAATCCTAAACTGATTACTTGCCAAAGCCCAAATATATCTAGAAATGAAGTTGGAGGGAATAGCAGAAAATTGTTTAAGGAAAATCAGACCTGATGACCATGGCAAAGTCCCAGCTTAAACTGACCAATGGTTAGTGTTTTGGTCTCTGGATATCTTGTATCTTCGTCATACTCGCCACGTGTTATATGCAAGTCTGGACAAAGAGTCTTCAAGTAGTCATGAACTTCCTGAACACAATTGACATCTAAGTTAGcttaaaagttaaaagaaaCTCAGACATTGACATGACATCGGATTAAACGACATATATCTTGATGAAAAACTGGAATTCTCAATAATATGCGTATATACAACAACTAGGCTTGTCCCACTAGGGTCAGCAACATAGATAAAGTGCCACCTTATTGCTCTACCAACATCATAGCCATTTTTAATAAGTTTCTTCATGGTTTCTAGTAAGTCTACTTCTAGCCATAGGACTACCGTCCATTTGATCCACTCTCTAAATTGGAGTCTCTACAAGCCTTTTCCAAACAAGTCCTTACCACTTTAAACAAGATTCTACCATCTTCTCTGTGATAGGTTACACTCTAACTTTCTAATGCCTTCCTTTCCAATCCTATCAAGTATAATGTGTCCAATCATCCAACCAAGCATCCTCGTCTCTACAACATTGTCCGTTTAATAGCAATACAGTAAAATTTACCCTCAAAATTTAGTGGTACTTTTTAATCCCAGATACATGTGTGTCACACACAGATATACCATGAGAATTAGGTCCCACAACCTACTTGACATTTCAAGCCCCTTGTACAGAAGTTAACAGAATATATATCAAGGACAGGTTGAATTGCAAAGCTAGATCCATTAACAGAACATACCATGTTATGATAACATTAGGATGAAAAGGAGGATACAGAGAATAAGAAACCTCTCAACTTGGTCATTGGAAGTGGAGAATAATAATGCATACTCCTCCTCACCATTACTAAGTGGCAACCAAAGACAGTCCTTAGAGGTGGCCATGAATTCCAAAATTTACAATTAATTTGAAAGCACCAATTTTGTACCCAAATGCACTCAAACAACAACATTatgcaaaaaaagaaaaacaaggtaAAATAAAGGATATCAGCAACGATTGAAACAAATTAGCTTAAGATCAGTGATAACTGAATTGgatagaaagagaaagagagaccTTAATACAAAGGTTTCCTGTACAAATGATGTGTTGGATCTTGCCAGGAACAAGCATGGATTTGAACTTAGCAGGGAGATCAGGAGCCCTATGTGGTATGTGTAAATCCCCAAGAGCCAACACCAGCACCATCCTCAACGATCGATCACAGATTCAGATTTTTGATTATTGATTCAAGCACCTGCACGCAAACATCACATTATCGAACATGCAAGAAAGAAGATACGAATTAGATTATTTGATTCGAGTGTGCGAAAGAGACAGAGTAGCGAACCTGAGTGGCTGTGGAATCAGATGCCGCCGTCGGGATTGAGCCGGTGGGAATGGTGGCAGCAGCGAAGGAAACAACACGCAGATGCAAGGGAACCGACGAATCAAAACAAGAAACTCAAATTGGA comes from the Arachis duranensis cultivar V14167 chromosome 7, aradu.V14167.gnm2.J7QH, whole genome shotgun sequence genome and includes:
- the LOC107496865 gene encoding vacuolar protein sorting-associated protein 29, encoding MVLVLALGDLHIPHRAPDLPAKFKSMLVPGKIQHIICTGNLCIKEVHDYLKTLCPDLHITRGEYDEDTRYPETKTLTIGQFKLGLCHGHQVIPWGDLDSLAMLQRQLDVDILVTGHTHQFTAYKHEGGVVINPGSATGAYSSITYDVNPSFVLMDIDGLRVVVYVYELIDGEVKVDKIDFKKTASTHTAH